A stretch of the Duncaniella dubosii genome encodes the following:
- a CDS encoding phosphatase PAP2 family protein: protein MSVINLPSRRETTIIIPVVLVWLLVTCLCVGFRPEHIYIAVILTLLLFVTDTTRRLVVAMLPFAVFGISYDWMNILPNYEVNPVDIRNLYENEKNIFGIVTAAGTLTPNEFFALHTSKLMDFFAGIFYLCWVPVPILFGLWLYFKRQYKVYLHFSLVFLFVNLLGFAFYYVHPAAPPWYVASHGFDFIIGTPGEVAGLGRWDEMMGLDIFHGLYSRNANVFAALPSLHSAYMLIAFIYSLKARCPWWIRVLFAVICMGIWFTAVYTSHHYVIDVLAGIACTLIGYAIFEYVLMKIPAFNRFMNSYTRYISTPSSAD from the coding sequence ATGTCTGTAATCAATCTTCCGTCGCGCCGGGAGACAACCATCATTATCCCGGTAGTGCTTGTCTGGCTGCTTGTGACCTGCCTCTGTGTCGGTTTCAGGCCGGAACACATTTACATTGCCGTCATCCTGACCCTGCTGCTGTTTGTGACTGACACGACGCGCCGGCTTGTGGTGGCCATGCTTCCGTTTGCGGTGTTCGGAATCTCCTATGACTGGATGAACATCCTTCCCAACTACGAGGTGAATCCCGTCGACATCAGGAATCTCTATGAAAACGAGAAAAACATATTCGGTATAGTCACCGCAGCCGGTACGCTTACGCCAAACGAGTTTTTTGCGCTGCATACGAGCAAGCTCATGGATTTCTTTGCCGGAATCTTCTACCTGTGCTGGGTCCCTGTCCCCATTCTTTTCGGACTGTGGCTCTATTTCAAGCGCCAGTATAAGGTCTATCTTCACTTCTCGCTCGTCTTTCTGTTTGTGAATCTGCTCGGATTCGCGTTCTATTATGTCCATCCCGCCGCTCCGCCGTGGTATGTGGCCTCGCATGGTTTCGATTTCATAATCGGAACTCCCGGTGAGGTTGCCGGACTCGGTCGCTGGGATGAAATGATGGGTCTTGATATTTTCCACGGTCTCTATTCCCGTAATGCAAACGTGTTTGCCGCGCTCCCGTCGCTCCACTCGGCCTACATGCTCATAGCGTTCATCTACTCGCTCAAGGCCCGCTGCCCGTGGTGGATACGGGTGCTTTTCGCGGTAATCTGCATGGGTATATGGTTTACGGCTGTCTATACCTCTCACCACTATGTGATTGATGTGCTCGCCGGTATAGCATGTACGCTCATCGGATATGCGATATTCGAATATGTGCTGATGAAGATTCCTGCATTCAATCGCTTCATGAATTCCTATACGCGCTACATATCAACTCCAAGTTCCGCCGACTGA
- a CDS encoding phosphatidylglycerophosphatase A family protein, translating to MTENHRFPFFPKFIATSFGAGYWPWGPGTAGAVVGLVLWLPLALTGHVTGTFLATLGLIVVFTVLGIWSAGIAENYWGPDPSRVVMDETVGQWITMLPLSVFAATPRPLESGSFWLWAFVSLVLFRFFDIVKPLGVRKMEDLPGGTGIMADDILAGIYGAVILALLMYMFT from the coding sequence ATGACAGAAAACCACCGCTTTCCGTTTTTTCCTAAATTCATAGCCACGTCATTTGGCGCAGGCTATTGGCCTTGGGGGCCCGGTACGGCCGGGGCTGTTGTCGGTCTTGTGCTTTGGCTGCCGCTCGCACTGACTGGTCATGTCACAGGGACATTTCTTGCCACGCTCGGACTGATTGTCGTGTTCACCGTTTTGGGTATATGGTCGGCCGGTATCGCTGAGAACTACTGGGGGCCTGATCCGTCGCGTGTGGTCATGGACGAGACTGTCGGGCAGTGGATAACCATGCTGCCGCTTTCGGTATTTGCGGCTACGCCTCGTCCGCTTGAGAGCGGTTCGTTCTGGCTATGGGCGTTCGTGTCGCTTGTTTTATTCCGCTTCTTTGACATTGTAAAACCATTGGGAGTCCGCAAGATGGAAGATCTGCCCGGAGGAACCGGCATCATGGCCGATGATATTCTTGCCGGAATCTATGGTGCTGTAATTCTTGCCCTTTTAATGTATATGTTCACCTGA
- a CDS encoding HAD family hydrolase, translating into MGTIESLVIADDVRGIIFDYGGTLDSRGDHWSHIIREAYVKAGVNVAIDDFIDAYVYAERALAADRIVVPGDTFRELMEKKIAIELQRLSDKGCISESSFAKAGEIAGYCYSHARECVGESAVVLRKLAAAYPMALVSNFYGNISSVLEDFGIRRYFLSVVESAVVGVRKPDPAIFRLGIEALGLPAADVLVVGDSYGKDIVPARALGCKTFMIEGRQWPPAG; encoded by the coding sequence ATGGGGACTATTGAATCATTGGTAATAGCAGATGATGTCAGGGGCATTATCTTTGACTATGGCGGAACCCTTGACTCGCGAGGCGACCATTGGAGTCATATCATACGCGAGGCTTATGTCAAGGCCGGAGTAAATGTTGCCATAGATGATTTTATTGATGCCTATGTCTATGCCGAGAGGGCTTTGGCTGCTGACAGGATTGTGGTTCCCGGCGATACTTTCCGCGAGCTGATGGAAAAGAAAATCGCTATCGAGTTGCAGCGCCTGTCAGACAAGGGCTGTATTTCTGAATCATCGTTTGCAAAGGCCGGCGAGATTGCCGGCTATTGCTACAGTCATGCGCGGGAGTGTGTCGGCGAGTCGGCTGTGGTTCTCCGAAAGCTTGCTGCCGCCTATCCGATGGCGCTCGTCTCTAATTTTTATGGCAATATCAGTTCCGTGCTGGAGGATTTCGGAATCAGGCGCTATTTCCTTTCGGTTGTCGAGAGCGCCGTTGTCGGAGTCAGGAAACCCGATCCGGCTATATTCCGTCTTGGAATCGAGGCTCTGGGGCTTCCTGCCGCTGATGTGCTTGTGGTCGGCGACAGCTATGGCAAGGACATCGTTCCTGCCCGCGCGCTCGGTTGCAAGACCTTCATGATCGAAGGGCGCCAATGGCCGCCGGCCGGCTAA
- the pdxA gene encoding 4-hydroxythreonine-4-phosphate dehydrogenase PdxA, whose product MEHDKKIKVGITHGDINGIGYEVLLKALGDTRITELCTPVIYGSAKIANYYRKGMELPEFKLFQIDSPDSAATDEINIINVVGEDCKLEPGQPTPNGGKAALAALERAVSDLRDGLIDVLVTAPINKKTIHSDDFNFPGHTEYLQDRLGEGHQAMMIMCAEGLRVALVTIHEPISNVAGSITSKGITDKLVAFNRSLVEDFGIHGPRIAVLSLNPHAGDGGIIGSEETEIIAPAIEEAMKRKVLAFGPYAPDGFFGSGNYTKFDGVLAMYHDQGLTPFKVLAGERGVNFTAGLPYVRTSPDHGTAYDIVGQGKADEQSMREAIYSAIDIYRNRRREAAATANPLRHQSYDKGNDKLPVEKA is encoded by the coding sequence ATGGAACACGATAAAAAAATAAAAGTGGGAATCACCCACGGCGATATCAACGGCATCGGCTATGAGGTGCTGCTCAAAGCATTGGGCGACACCCGCATAACCGAACTCTGCACCCCCGTCATATACGGTTCGGCCAAGATTGCCAACTACTATCGCAAGGGTATGGAGCTTCCCGAATTTAAGTTATTCCAGATTGACAGTCCCGACAGCGCCGCTACTGATGAAATCAACATCATCAATGTCGTAGGCGAGGACTGTAAACTTGAGCCGGGACAGCCTACGCCTAATGGCGGCAAGGCTGCTCTTGCTGCGCTCGAACGTGCCGTCTCAGACCTTCGCGACGGTCTCATTGACGTGCTCGTTACCGCACCTATCAACAAGAAGACCATCCATAGCGATGATTTCAACTTCCCGGGCCACACCGAATATCTTCAGGATCGTCTCGGCGAAGGTCATCAGGCCATGATGATAATGTGTGCCGAAGGGCTGCGTGTGGCTCTCGTGACTATCCATGAACCGATTTCTAATGTTGCCGGATCTATCACATCGAAAGGAATAACCGACAAGCTGGTCGCTTTCAACCGCTCGCTCGTCGAGGATTTCGGCATACACGGCCCGCGCATCGCGGTACTCTCGCTAAATCCCCATGCCGGCGATGGAGGCATAATCGGCAGCGAGGAGACCGAGATCATCGCTCCGGCTATCGAAGAGGCGATGAAACGCAAGGTGCTTGCTTTCGGGCCTTATGCACCCGACGGGTTCTTCGGCAGTGGGAACTATACTAAGTTTGACGGCGTGCTCGCTATGTATCACGATCAGGGTCTGACCCCGTTCAAGGTTCTTGCCGGAGAGCGCGGTGTCAATTTCACCGCCGGACTGCCTTATGTGCGCACATCTCCCGACCATGGAACTGCCTATGATATAGTGGGGCAGGGGAAGGCCGACGAGCAGTCTATGCGTGAGGCCATCTACTCTGCTATCGACATCTACCGCAACCGCCGCCGTGAGGCTGCCGCAACCGCCAATCCGTTGCGCCACCAGTCATACGATAAAGGAAATGACAAGCTTCCAGTAGAGAAAGCCTGA
- a CDS encoding ATP-grasp domain-containing protein yields MADIKIAGIMRAGVFSPNHIGNDASILNLTADQLRKRGCEVKIYSEEQLVAGAVNEDIIINMCRHHRSFPVLQRKEDEGALVINSGYGVENCTRERLTRILIGSNIPTPESIMVNTDERVIDRMNKLGMTKAWVKRGDFHTMHKEDVTYVRHPEEAQEVVQEYFLRGIKRAVVSRHIEGELLKFYGVYGTPWFYCFYHHGSRDKQAMDEDKPSFDHEAFKEVCNRAAEALDIKIYGGDAIILPDGSFSIIDFNDWPSFAACRVEASGVIARAILAEIKKHNAAKSKKK; encoded by the coding sequence ATGGCTGATATAAAAATAGCCGGAATAATGAGAGCGGGTGTCTTTTCGCCTAACCATATAGGCAATGACGCTTCAATCCTCAACCTGACAGCCGACCAGTTGCGCAAACGTGGCTGTGAGGTGAAAATCTATAGTGAGGAGCAACTCGTGGCCGGCGCTGTGAATGAAGACATAATAATAAACATGTGCCGTCATCACCGCTCTTTCCCTGTGCTCCAGCGAAAGGAAGATGAAGGTGCGCTGGTCATCAACTCAGGCTATGGAGTCGAGAACTGTACGCGCGAGCGCCTGACCCGTATCCTCATCGGCAGCAATATCCCTACGCCCGAAAGCATAATGGTCAACACCGACGAGAGAGTGATCGACCGCATGAACAAGCTCGGAATGACGAAGGCTTGGGTAAAACGTGGCGATTTCCATACGATGCACAAGGAAGATGTCACGTATGTCCGTCATCCCGAGGAGGCTCAGGAGGTGGTGCAGGAATACTTCCTGCGTGGCATCAAGCGTGCTGTTGTCAGCCGACATATCGAAGGTGAGCTGCTTAAATTCTATGGAGTCTACGGCACACCGTGGTTCTATTGCTTCTATCACCACGGCTCACGCGACAAGCAGGCGATGGACGAGGATAAGCCATCGTTTGACCACGAAGCTTTCAAGGAGGTATGTAACCGTGCGGCTGAGGCGCTTGACATAAAGATCTACGGAGGTGATGCAATCATCCTCCCCGACGGGTCTTTCTCAATCATTGATTTCAACGACTGGCCGAGCTTTGCCGCTTGCCGCGTCGAGGCTTCTGGTGTCATCGCACGTGCCATACTTGCAGAGATTAAGAAACACAATGCAGCTAAATCGAAGAAGAAATGA
- a CDS encoding aspartate-semialdehyde dehydrogenase yields the protein MKVAIVGVSGAVGQEFLRVLDEQNFPIDELLLFGSERSAGKTYTFRGKEYTVRHLQHNDDFKGVDFAFVSAGAGVSREFAETITKHGAVMIDNSSAFRMDEDVPLVVPEVNGEDAFDAPRGIIANPNCTTAIMVVALKPINDISPIKRVHVATYQAASGAGAVAMQELENQYAELAEGKEPTVEKFAYQLAYNLIPHIDVFLDNDYTKEEMKMYNETKKIMHAPNLEVSATCIRVPVMRAHSEAVWVETENPVSVDDARRAFENAEGLVVIDEPAAKKYPMPLDAAGKDPVYAGRLRKDLANPNGLTFWLVGDQIKKGAALNAVQIAQYMIAHPRN from the coding sequence ATGAAAGTAGCAATCGTTGGCGTCAGTGGCGCCGTAGGTCAGGAATTTCTACGGGTTCTTGACGAACAGAATTTCCCCATCGACGAACTCCTCCTTTTCGGCTCTGAACGAAGCGCCGGCAAGACTTACACATTCCGTGGAAAAGAATACACCGTCCGTCACCTCCAGCACAACGATGATTTCAAGGGTGTCGACTTCGCCTTTGTATCAGCAGGTGCCGGTGTGTCGCGTGAATTTGCCGAGACAATAACCAAGCACGGAGCTGTGATGATCGACAATTCAAGCGCCTTCCGCATGGACGAGGATGTGCCTCTGGTAGTCCCCGAAGTCAACGGCGAGGATGCCTTTGACGCTCCCCGCGGAATCATAGCCAATCCCAACTGTACCACTGCGATCATGGTCGTGGCACTCAAACCCATCAACGACATCTCACCTATCAAGCGAGTACACGTAGCCACCTATCAGGCGGCTTCGGGAGCAGGCGCGGTAGCCATGCAGGAACTTGAAAACCAGTATGCGGAACTTGCTGAAGGGAAAGAACCTACAGTCGAGAAATTCGCCTATCAGCTGGCCTACAACCTCATCCCCCACATCGATGTGTTCCTCGACAACGATTACACAAAGGAGGAGATGAAAATGTATAACGAGACAAAAAAGATCATGCACGCTCCGAATCTCGAAGTGAGCGCCACATGTATCCGTGTCCCGGTCATGCGCGCACACAGCGAGGCCGTATGGGTTGAAACAGAGAACCCTGTCAGCGTTGACGACGCACGCCGTGCATTCGAAAACGCCGAAGGTCTCGTGGTCATCGACGAACCCGCAGCTAAGAAATATCCGATGCCCCTTGACGCAGCCGGAAAAGACCCCGTCTACGCCGGACGTCTCCGTAAGGATCTCGCCAATCCCAATGGCCTCACATTCTGGCTCGTAGGCGACCAGATCAAGAAAGGCGCAGCACTCAACGCAGTGCAGATCGCACAGTATATGATAGCTCATCCGCGCAACTGA
- a CDS encoding CDP-alcohol phosphatidyltransferase family protein, producing MNKLDKEDYQRSLKSMDTEEHIDLAFYRPIGFMWARLAARFGVSPNAITIAAIFLGIGAGILFYFPELRLNVIGMLLLVWANSFDSADGQLARLTKQYSRIGRILDGLCGDFWFVTIYLAIVFREIDFSPFFGDHPWVIWCMACVTGICHTKQAAMADYYRQFHLYFLKGEDGSELDSVSQLRRQLDESGLTWKKNFWKRLTISFYLAYTRQQEATSPALQALRRELHRRFPSGNIPQAFRDDFRRESLPLMKYTNILSFNWRVITLFTTLFIRQPWIYFVAELTVFNILLVYMIVRHERFCRQLTQRLENGDY from the coding sequence ATGAATAAACTCGACAAGGAAGACTATCAGCGTTCGCTGAAGTCGATGGACACAGAGGAACACATCGACCTCGCTTTTTACCGTCCCATAGGTTTCATGTGGGCGCGGTTGGCTGCGCGGTTTGGTGTGAGTCCAAATGCCATCACAATCGCTGCGATCTTCCTTGGTATAGGCGCGGGTATACTTTTCTACTTCCCGGAACTCAGACTCAATGTCATCGGCATGCTATTGCTGGTATGGGCCAATTCGTTTGACAGCGCTGACGGCCAGCTTGCACGCCTTACGAAGCAATATTCGCGCATAGGCCGCATACTCGACGGTCTCTGCGGCGACTTCTGGTTTGTCACCATCTATCTTGCCATTGTTTTCCGTGAAATCGATTTCTCGCCTTTCTTCGGCGACCACCCGTGGGTAATATGGTGTATGGCGTGCGTTACAGGAATCTGCCATACCAAGCAGGCGGCGATGGCCGACTATTACCGTCAGTTCCACCTCTATTTCTTGAAAGGGGAGGACGGCAGCGAGCTTGACAGTGTGAGCCAGCTCCGCCGTCAGCTTGATGAAAGCGGCCTGACATGGAAAAAGAATTTCTGGAAACGCCTCACAATATCTTTCTATCTGGCCTATACGCGCCAGCAGGAGGCTACCTCCCCAGCTCTGCAGGCACTCCGGCGGGAACTGCACCGTCGTTTCCCCTCCGGCAACATTCCTCAGGCTTTCCGCGATGATTTCCGTCGGGAATCACTCCCGCTGATGAAGTATACCAATATACTGTCATTCAACTGGCGTGTGATTACCCTTTTCACGACCTTGTTCATCAGGCAGCCTTGGATTTATTTCGTGGCCGAGCTGACGGTTTTCAACATTTTGCTCGTCTATATGATTGTGCGTCATGAACGTTTTTGCCGTCAGCTGACACAGAGACTTGAAAATGGGGACTATTGA
- a CDS encoding GtrA family protein, with amino-acid sequence MNFSQLKHKFLHGGGLVSTFLRSSVSSQVASWIDLGMSMLFYSFVFIALDPFYRSNLSVAVGAIAGGVVNCCINYRFTFHAAGQSVKAVGVKYFLVWTGSLLLNMYGTTGLATLLSNWEWLIKLGFRPDGIFAAARLAASLAVSWGWNFVLQRNFVYRPTAFDPYAIRLVNMILRYDRLMALGNKKSHTEKP; translated from the coding sequence ATGAATTTTTCACAGCTGAAACATAAATTCCTTCACGGAGGCGGCCTTGTTTCCACTTTTCTGCGTTCATCCGTGTCATCGCAGGTGGCATCATGGATTGACCTCGGAATGAGTATGCTATTCTATTCATTCGTATTCATAGCGCTTGATCCCTTTTACCGTTCGAATCTTTCGGTGGCTGTCGGAGCGATTGCCGGAGGCGTGGTGAACTGCTGCATAAACTATCGTTTCACTTTTCATGCGGCCGGACAGAGTGTCAAGGCTGTAGGGGTGAAATATTTTCTTGTCTGGACCGGTTCGCTGCTTCTAAACATGTATGGAACGACCGGCCTCGCGACTCTCCTGTCTAACTGGGAATGGCTGATAAAACTCGGATTCAGGCCCGACGGCATTTTTGCTGCGGCGCGTCTTGCCGCATCGCTCGCGGTTTCGTGGGGGTGGAATTTTGTCCTCCAGCGCAATTTCGTCTACCGTCCGACGGCTTTTGATCCATACGCCATACGTCTTGTGAATATGATTCTCCGCTATGACCGTCTGATGGCTCTCGGCAATAAAAAGTCTCACACTGAGAAGCCCTGA
- a CDS encoding nucleotidyltransferase family protein, producing MDYAIIAAGQGSRLAGENYILPKPLVTLTGEAMIERLIGILDSTEAGCISVITNPSMPEVAARLRSLSTKAALRVIEKSTAGSMESFHALSELLDSDRSFCLLTVDSIFRPGEFARFISDFESDSESDGYMGVTTYVDDEKPLYIAATPEGDITGFLDNPVPGVRYVSGGIYALRPEALSVLADCAASGVSRMRDFQRALVASGLRLKAWQFSKIIDIDRPGDIAEAERFLAESPGD from the coding sequence ATGGACTATGCGATTATAGCTGCCGGACAAGGCTCTCGACTGGCCGGAGAAAATTACATCCTGCCCAAGCCACTGGTCACTTTGACTGGCGAAGCGATGATAGAACGTCTGATCGGCATTCTCGATTCGACCGAAGCCGGATGTATCAGCGTCATCACAAATCCTTCGATGCCGGAGGTCGCCGCACGTCTGCGCTCGCTATCGACCAAGGCAGCCTTGCGTGTCATTGAAAAGTCGACCGCAGGTTCGATGGAAAGTTTCCATGCGCTTTCGGAATTGCTTGACAGTGACCGTTCCTTCTGTCTTCTGACAGTCGACAGCATTTTCCGTCCCGGGGAGTTTGCGCGTTTCATTTCCGATTTTGAGTCCGACAGTGAGTCCGACGGCTATATGGGTGTCACGACCTATGTCGATGATGAAAAGCCACTTTACATTGCCGCGACACCCGAAGGCGATATAACAGGCTTTCTCGACAACCCCGTGCCCGGTGTGCGCTATGTCTCAGGCGGTATCTATGCACTCAGGCCGGAGGCACTTTCCGTCCTTGCCGACTGTGCGGCATCCGGTGTCAGCCGCATGCGTGATTTCCAGCGTGCGCTGGTTGCGTCGGGTCTGCGGCTCAAGGCTTGGCAGTTCTCAAAAATCATCGACATTGACCGTCCCGGTGACATCGCGGAGGCCGAAAGATTTCTTGCTGAATCGCCCGGTGACTGA
- a CDS encoding CDP-alcohol phosphatidyltransferase family protein: MFKRFRDSLQQGIYFVINPFVRFLIRIGVTPNMVTTIGLLGNIAAAMIFVYAGYTATDTDMNYGLLTWGGVVIILFSLFDMLDGQVARLGNMTSTFGAMYDSVLDRYCELFTLGGLSYYLIQTGYIIGALITFVALVGSIMVSYVRARAEGLGLECKVGFMQRPERVVVTTIGALATGIAGQCVDPASFNAVIILIVCMSVIAVFANITAFARINHCRRLLKGTK; encoded by the coding sequence ATGTTCAAGCGATTCCGCGACAGCCTTCAGCAAGGCATCTATTTTGTAATCAACCCTTTCGTGCGTTTCCTGATCCGCATCGGTGTCACACCCAATATGGTTACCACTATCGGTCTGCTCGGCAATATAGCTGCTGCCATGATTTTTGTCTATGCCGGATATACGGCTACTGATACCGATATGAACTATGGGCTTCTCACATGGGGTGGAGTGGTCATCATTCTGTTCTCACTCTTCGACATGCTTGACGGACAGGTGGCCCGCCTCGGCAATATGACCTCGACATTCGGAGCTATGTATGACTCTGTGCTTGACCGCTACTGCGAGCTGTTCACGCTTGGCGGCCTGAGCTACTATCTCATTCAGACTGGATATATTATCGGTGCGCTTATAACCTTCGTGGCTTTGGTCGGCTCAATCATGGTAAGCTATGTCCGTGCGCGGGCCGAAGGTCTCGGTCTGGAATGCAAGGTCGGTTTCATGCAGCGTCCCGAGCGCGTGGTCGTGACTACAATCGGTGCGCTTGCCACCGGAATTGCCGGTCAGTGCGTAGACCCCGCATCTTTCAACGCTGTCATCATTCTCATCGTCTGCATGAGTGTCATTGCGGTTTTTGCCAACATCACTGCCTTCGCCCGCATCAACCATTGCCGCAGACTACTGAAAGGCACTAAATAA